Proteins from a genomic interval of Rhizobium sp. SL42:
- a CDS encoding TRAP transporter substrate-binding protein, whose translation MRKLLLATTAIAFGLSAAAPAFAEFNDRNIRISNGINADHPVGNGIKAMQACLDEKSGGKLKITAFWGGALGGDLQATQALRSGVQEGVVTSSSPLVGIIPALGVFDLPFLFGTPQEAYTVLDGKFGDMMNEKLEAAGLVNLAYWENGFRNLSNSVRPVTKWEDFSGMKVRVMQNNIFLDTFQNLGANATPMAFGEVFSALETNAIDAQENPYVTIDTSKFYEVQKYITETNHAYTPFLLLFSKAIFDTYTPEEQAALRECAVVGRDEERKVIQELNKTSLEKIKAAGLEVNVLSPEEQARIREKSMVVYEKHKAEIGADVVDAIMAELAAIRK comes from the coding sequence ATGAGAAAACTGCTTCTAGCCACCACCGCGATTGCTTTCGGCCTGTCGGCCGCTGCTCCGGCATTTGCGGAGTTCAACGACCGCAACATCCGTATTTCGAACGGCATCAATGCCGACCATCCGGTCGGCAACGGCATCAAGGCGATGCAGGCCTGCCTGGACGAAAAGTCAGGCGGGAAGCTAAAGATCACAGCATTCTGGGGCGGCGCGCTCGGTGGCGACCTTCAGGCAACCCAGGCGCTGCGTTCGGGCGTCCAGGAAGGTGTGGTCACCTCGTCTTCGCCGCTCGTCGGCATCATTCCGGCTCTTGGCGTCTTCGATCTGCCCTTCCTGTTCGGCACGCCACAGGAAGCCTATACCGTGCTTGACGGCAAGTTCGGCGACATGATGAACGAGAAGCTGGAAGCCGCCGGCCTGGTCAATCTGGCCTATTGGGAAAACGGCTTCCGCAACCTGTCGAACTCCGTTCGCCCGGTCACCAAGTGGGAAGACTTCTCGGGGATGAAGGTTCGCGTCATGCAGAACAACATCTTCCTCGACACCTTCCAGAACCTGGGTGCCAACGCCACGCCAATGGCATTCGGCGAAGTCTTCTCGGCGCTGGAAACCAATGCGATCGATGCACAGGAAAATCCCTATGTGACGATCGACACGTCGAAGTTCTATGAAGTCCAGAAGTACATCACCGAGACCAATCACGCCTACACGCCGTTCCTGCTGCTGTTCTCGAAGGCAATCTTCGACACCTATACGCCGGAAGAGCAGGCTGCCCTTCGCGAATGCGCCGTTGTCGGCCGCGATGAAGAGCGCAAGGTCATCCAGGAACTGAACAAGACCTCGCTTGAAAAGATCAAGGCAGCTGGTCTTGAAGTGAACGTCCTGTCACCGGAAGAGCAGGCACGTATTCGCGAAAAGTCGATGGTCGTCTACGAAAAGCACAAGGCTGAAATCGGCGCCGACGTGGTCGACGCGATCATGGCCGAGCTTGCCGCGATCCGCAAGTAA
- a CDS encoding TRAP transporter large permease, which produces MTLLVFIASLVGAMAIGVPVAFSLMFCGVMLMWFMGMFNSQIIAQNMIAGADTFTLLAIPFFILAGELMNAGGLSRRIIDFAIACVGHIRGGLGIVAIMAAIIMASISGSAAADTAALAAILIPMMAKAGYNVPRSAGLIAAGGIIAPVIPPSMAFIVFGVSANVSITQLFMAGIVPGLLMGIALIVTWLIVVRKDNIQPLPRTPMKERMRVTSRALWALGMPVIILGGIKAGIVTPTEAAVVAAAYALFVGVFIYRELSLSELPRVILQAAKTTAVVMFLVCAALVSAWLITAANIPAEITGYIEPLIDRPILLMFVIMVLVLVVGTALDLTPTILILTPVLMPIIKQAGIDPVYFGVLFIMNTCIGLLTPPVGVVLNVVSGVGRVPLGKVTIGVLPFLAAQVFVLFVLVLFPDIVIVPAQWLR; this is translated from the coding sequence ATGACTTTGCTTGTCTTTATCGCTTCACTCGTCGGAGCCATGGCCATCGGCGTTCCGGTTGCTTTCTCGCTGATGTTCTGTGGTGTCATGCTCATGTGGTTCATGGGCATGTTCAATTCGCAGATCATTGCGCAGAACATGATCGCCGGCGCCGATACCTTTACCCTCCTCGCGATTCCGTTCTTCATTCTTGCAGGCGAGTTGATGAACGCGGGTGGCCTGTCTCGCCGCATCATCGATTTTGCGATTGCCTGTGTCGGTCATATCCGTGGTGGTCTGGGTATCGTCGCCATCATGGCTGCCATCATCATGGCAAGCATTTCCGGATCGGCTGCCGCAGACACAGCGGCCCTTGCAGCCATTCTTATCCCGATGATGGCCAAGGCTGGATACAATGTGCCCCGATCGGCTGGCCTCATTGCGGCAGGCGGCATCATTGCGCCGGTCATCCCGCCGTCCATGGCTTTCATCGTCTTTGGCGTGTCGGCGAACGTGTCGATCACACAGCTTTTTATGGCCGGCATCGTGCCCGGTTTGCTGATGGGTATCGCGCTGATCGTGACGTGGTTGATTGTTGTCCGGAAGGACAATATCCAGCCGCTTCCCCGCACGCCGATGAAAGAACGGATGCGCGTGACCTCTCGTGCGCTTTGGGCGCTCGGCATGCCGGTGATCATCCTCGGCGGCATCAAGGCCGGCATCGTAACGCCGACGGAAGCAGCTGTCGTTGCCGCAGCCTATGCCTTGTTTGTCGGGGTATTCATCTACCGCGAACTGAGCCTGAGCGAGCTTCCGCGGGTTATCCTCCAGGCCGCAAAAACCACGGCCGTGGTCATGTTCCTGGTCTGCGCAGCTCTGGTTTCCGCTTGGCTGATCACTGCCGCCAATATTCCGGCCGAGATCACAGGCTACATCGAGCCTCTGATTGATCGTCCGATACTGCTGATGTTCGTGATCATGGTGCTCGTTCTTGTGGTCGGCACGGCGCTCGACCTGACGCCGACCATCCTGATCCTGACGCCGGTCCTGATGCCGATTATCAAGCAGGCCGGCATTGATCCTGTCTACTTCGGCGTACTGTTCATCATGAACACCTGCATCGGTCTTCTGACACCGCCTGTCGGCGTTGTGCTCAACGTTGTCAGCGGCGTCGGCCGCGTGCCTCTTGGCAAAGTCACGATCGGCGTTCTGCCGTTCCTGGCCGCCCAGGTGTTCGTCCTTTTTGTCCTGGTCCTGTTCCCGGACATCGTCATCGTGCCTGCTCAATGGCTGCGTTAG
- a CDS encoding TRAP transporter small permease codes for MQRAIDLFYRFLELLLIVLLSAMAVMVFVNVVLRYGMNSGLNVSDELSRYFFVWLTFIGAVVAFREHGHVGVETLVMTLGRRGRIVCMILSNIIIIGVSAIFFWGTWNQAPINASMDAPVTKISMIWVYGIGFFTGAGVVIIAVERLIRLLTGRVTDEEIAAFAGENLTAEQMAERSQ; via the coding sequence ATGCAAAGGGCAATAGACCTTTTCTACCGCTTCCTTGAACTTCTGCTGATCGTCTTGCTGTCTGCCATGGCGGTCATGGTCTTTGTCAACGTGGTTCTGCGCTACGGCATGAATTCCGGGTTGAATGTCTCGGACGAACTCTCGCGCTACTTCTTTGTCTGGCTGACATTCATCGGGGCCGTGGTCGCTTTTCGCGAACATGGGCATGTCGGGGTGGAGACACTGGTGATGACCCTTGGTCGCCGGGGCCGCATCGTCTGCATGATCCTGTCGAACATCATCATCATCGGCGTGTCGGCCATTTTTTTCTGGGGAACCTGGAACCAGGCGCCGATCAACGCCAGCATGGACGCACCGGTCACCAAGATTTCGATGATCTGGGTCTATGGCATTGGCTTCTTCACGGGGGCAGGCGTGGTGATCATTGCGGTTGAACGCCTGATCCGATTGCTGACGGGTCGCGTGACAGACGAAGAAATCGCTGCCTTTGCCGGCGAAAACCTGACTGCCGAACAGATGGCGGAGCGTAGCCAATGA
- a CDS encoding fumarylacetoacetate hydrolase family protein: MNSERVLRAETVLPDDASDALLVGRVWSKASAGPCPVMVSGGRLLDLTTIAATMSALLEKDNLADLLRDASRASGMTDLGSLDDFLSGDKGTILAPIDLQAIKAAGVTFADSMLERVIEEQAKGDPLRAQDIRAKLAPVLGDSLRGLVAGSEQAAKVKALLQDLGLWSQYLEVGIGPDAEIFTKSQPMSSVGCGALVGIHPISQWNNPEPEVVLALRSDGKIVGASLGNDVNLRDVEGRSALLLGKAKDNNASCSIGPFIRLFDDAFTMDDLRRVRVALRVSGNDGFEMTGESPMEAISRSPENLASQLMNRNHQYPDGAVLFLGTMFAPVKDRRGVGLGFTHEVGDRVEISTSKLGRLVNWVDRSDACPEWTFGVSALIRNLAGRGLLEKA, encoded by the coding sequence TTGAATTCCGAACGTGTATTGCGTGCCGAGACCGTCTTGCCCGATGACGCTTCCGATGCGCTTCTGGTCGGTCGCGTCTGGTCGAAGGCAAGTGCCGGTCCATGCCCGGTCATGGTCTCCGGCGGTCGCCTTCTGGATTTGACGACGATTGCCGCCACCATGTCGGCGCTCCTTGAAAAAGATAACCTTGCCGATCTCCTGCGCGATGCATCGCGGGCTAGCGGGATGACGGACCTTGGCAGTCTCGACGACTTCCTCTCCGGCGACAAAGGCACGATCCTGGCGCCGATCGACTTGCAGGCGATCAAGGCCGCCGGTGTAACCTTCGCCGACAGCATGCTGGAACGAGTGATCGAGGAGCAGGCCAAGGGCGATCCACTGCGCGCCCAGGATATCAGGGCAAAGTTGGCGCCTGTACTCGGCGACAGCCTGCGTGGTCTCGTCGCCGGTTCCGAGCAGGCGGCAAAGGTCAAGGCCTTGCTGCAGGACTTGGGGTTGTGGTCGCAATATCTGGAAGTGGGCATTGGCCCCGATGCCGAGATCTTCACCAAGTCCCAGCCGATGTCTTCGGTCGGCTGCGGCGCGCTCGTCGGTATCCATCCGATTTCGCAATGGAACAATCCCGAGCCTGAGGTCGTCCTCGCTCTGCGCTCCGACGGCAAGATCGTCGGCGCAAGTCTTGGCAATGATGTGAACCTGCGCGATGTGGAGGGCCGCTCGGCCCTGCTGCTCGGCAAGGCCAAAGACAACAATGCGTCCTGCTCGATCGGTCCTTTCATCCGGCTTTTTGATGATGCCTTCACGATGGACGATCTGCGCCGTGTCCGGGTAGCGCTTCGGGTTTCCGGTAACGACGGCTTCGAAATGACCGGCGAGAGCCCGATGGAAGCCATCAGCCGATCGCCGGAAAACCTTGCATCACAACTGATGAACCGCAATCATCAGTACCCGGATGGTGCGGTGCTTTTTCTCGGCACGATGTTCGCTCCGGTCAAGGACCGGCGCGGCGTGGGCCTTGGCTTCACCCATGAGGTCGGCGACAGGGTCGAGATCTCGACGAGCAAGCTCGGCCGCCTGGTGAACTGGGTCGATCGCAGCGATGCCTGCCCCGAATGGACTTTCGGCGTGAGCGCACTCATTCGCAACCTGGCCGGTCGTGGTCTTCTGGAAAAAGCGTGA
- a CDS encoding FadR/GntR family transcriptional regulator: MTADFSQIRRIEHLPARIAGHIGKEIAEGRIKPGEKLPTEHLLAKTFGVSRSVVREAIAQLRNEGLVDTRQGVGAFVTEGMGRGSIRIEQTDLHHRDSFRSLFQLRIPLEIEAAGLAAVHHDDADLKKLDDSLAQMTGADKWTDQGIVADLIFHRTLAAATHNEYFPLFIGFIAERISLAINAARAAAVLEEIVETTIAEHVAIRDAVVTRDPAKARAAMHDHLMGAAGRLDLTLEIF; encoded by the coding sequence ATGACGGCGGATTTCAGCCAGATCAGACGGATCGAACATCTCCCGGCGCGCATCGCCGGCCATATCGGCAAGGAAATTGCCGAAGGCCGGATCAAGCCTGGAGAAAAGCTGCCGACCGAGCATCTCCTGGCCAAGACATTCGGCGTCAGCCGCTCCGTTGTTCGCGAGGCAATCGCCCAGTTGCGCAATGAGGGCCTTGTCGATACGCGTCAGGGTGTAGGTGCCTTCGTCACTGAAGGCATGGGGCGTGGCTCCATCCGTATCGAGCAAACCGATCTGCATCATCGCGACAGCTTTCGCAGCCTGTTCCAGTTGCGCATCCCCCTGGAAATCGAGGCTGCGGGTCTTGCTGCCGTCCATCATGATGACGCCGATCTGAAGAAACTGGATGACTCGCTGGCACAGATGACCGGTGCCGACAAATGGACCGACCAGGGCATCGTTGCCGACCTGATTTTTCACCGGACGCTGGCGGCTGCTACCCACAACGAGTATTTTCCGTTGTTCATCGGTTTCATCGCCGAGCGCATCAGTCTTGCGATCAATGCAGCCCGCGCTGCCGCCGTTCTTGAAGAAATCGTCGAGACCACGATTGCCGAGCATGTGGCCATCCGCGATGCGGTGGTCACGCGCGATCCCGCGAAAGCGCGCGCGGCAATGCACGATCACCTGATGGGAGCCGCCGGTCGACTCGACCTGACGCTGGAAATTTTCTGA
- a CDS encoding FAD-binding oxidoreductase, with the protein MKAEVMSTSAQLQASLRAALSSDVVLTQPDEMMRFCRDWHGDVASGAIAVLRPRSTAEVAAAVLICRELKLSIVPQGGNTGLVLGGVPDQPATQVVLSLERMTAIRNIDAEDFSAVVEAGCILSEVKDAVAEKDMYFPLALGAQGSCRIGGNVSTNAGGINVLRYGMTRELVLGLEVVLPDGSIFNGLSTLRKDNRGVDLKQIFIGAEGTLGIITAVSIKLMPFPDQVATALLGLNSLDDAITLYRRARRDCCDLMSAFEFMPPLAFVLAREAIPDLAMPIAGDYPAYVLMEISGSGLVDIADLMERFLGGVMEDGLVVDGVIAASQAQARNLWLFREGMNEGQAKRGQHMRTDISVPLSRLADFVRDAEQAVSEALPDCTSVSYGHVGDGNVHLNVLPPAGSSPAEIAAKIYEAKTVVNRVLDDYHGSISAEHGIGRLKRADFEERLDPSHRALLSALKQAIDPSMVMNPGCQLNFVGIS; encoded by the coding sequence ATGAAGGCCGAAGTCATGAGCACATCCGCACAATTGCAGGCATCCCTGCGTGCAGCACTGTCCAGCGACGTGGTGCTGACGCAGCCGGACGAGATGATGCGCTTCTGCCGGGACTGGCACGGCGATGTCGCCAGTGGCGCCATCGCCGTGTTGCGCCCGCGTTCGACCGCCGAGGTTGCCGCTGCCGTTCTGATCTGCCGGGAGCTCAAGCTTTCTATAGTTCCTCAAGGGGGCAATACCGGACTGGTGCTTGGTGGCGTGCCCGACCAGCCGGCAACCCAGGTGGTTCTGAGCCTCGAGCGGATGACCGCGATCCGCAATATCGACGCAGAGGATTTTTCAGCTGTCGTCGAGGCAGGCTGCATCCTTTCCGAGGTGAAGGACGCTGTCGCCGAGAAGGATATGTATTTTCCACTGGCCCTAGGGGCGCAGGGATCCTGCCGGATCGGGGGAAATGTCTCGACCAATGCCGGCGGCATCAATGTGCTACGCTACGGCATGACCCGCGAATTGGTCCTCGGCCTTGAGGTGGTTCTGCCAGACGGCAGCATTTTCAATGGCCTGTCGACCCTGCGCAAGGACAATCGCGGCGTTGACCTGAAGCAGATCTTCATCGGTGCCGAGGGCACCCTCGGCATCATCACGGCCGTCTCGATCAAGCTGATGCCTTTCCCGGACCAGGTGGCAACGGCCCTGCTCGGTCTCAATTCGCTCGACGATGCCATCACGCTCTATCGGCGTGCCCGCCGCGATTGCTGCGACCTGATGTCGGCCTTTGAGTTCATGCCGCCGCTGGCCTTCGTCTTGGCGAGGGAAGCGATCCCGGATCTGGCCATGCCGATTGCCGGTGACTATCCGGCCTATGTGCTGATGGAGATTTCCGGATCGGGTCTCGTCGATATCGCCGACCTGATGGAGCGTTTTCTCGGTGGCGTCATGGAAGACGGTCTCGTCGTTGACGGCGTTATCGCGGCATCACAGGCGCAGGCGCGCAATCTCTGGCTGTTCCGCGAGGGCATGAACGAGGGGCAGGCCAAACGTGGACAGCATATGCGTACCGACATATCCGTGCCGCTTTCGCGCCTCGCGGATTTCGTCCGCGATGCGGAACAGGCGGTATCGGAGGCACTTCCCGATTGCACCAGCGTGTCCTATGGCCATGTCGGAGACGGCAATGTGCATTTGAATGTCCTGCCACCAGCCGGCAGTTCACCGGCCGAGATCGCAGCCAAGATCTACGAGGCGAAGACGGTGGTGAACCGGGTTCTGGACGACTATCATGGCAGCATCAGCGCCGAACACGGCATCGGCCGCCTGAAGCGCGCCGATTTCGAAGAGCGCCTGGATCCCTCGCACCGCGCCTTGCTGTCCGCCCTGAAACAGGCCATCGATCCGTCGATGGTGATGAACCCGGGCTGCCAATTGAATTTCGTCGGCATATCGTAG
- the denD gene encoding D-erythronate dehydrogenase gives MHILIIGAAGMVGRKLAARLTADGQLGGKPITEMTLVDVVTPEAPAGFIGKVHAKEADLSAPGEAESLVAARPDAIFHLAAIVSGEAELDFEKGYRINLDGTRYLFDAIRLANGTDGYKPRVVFTSSIAVVGAPLPYPIPDDYHTTPLTSYGTQKAICELLLSDYSRRGFFDGIAIRLPTICIRPGMPNKAASGFFSNILREPLVGKQAILPVSDDVRHWHTSPRSAVGFLIHGATIDLEKVGPRRALSMPGLSATVGEQIEALRRVAGDKAVALIRREPDEMIIKMVAGWAPGFEATRAKALGFTAETSFDEIIRVHIEDELGGKL, from the coding sequence ATGCATATCCTGATCATCGGCGCAGCCGGTATGGTTGGTCGCAAACTTGCCGCCAGACTGACTGCGGACGGCCAACTCGGCGGCAAGCCGATCACCGAAATGACCCTGGTGGATGTCGTCACACCTGAGGCCCCGGCGGGCTTTATTGGAAAGGTTCATGCCAAGGAGGCAGACCTTTCCGCTCCTGGTGAAGCCGAATCGCTCGTGGCTGCCCGACCCGATGCCATTTTCCATCTGGCAGCGATCGTCTCCGGCGAAGCCGAACTCGACTTTGAGAAGGGCTACCGGATCAATCTGGATGGTACGCGCTACCTGTTCGACGCCATTCGCCTCGCCAATGGCACGGACGGCTACAAGCCGCGCGTCGTGTTCACATCATCGATCGCTGTCGTCGGCGCGCCCCTGCCCTATCCGATCCCCGACGACTACCACACCACCCCGCTGACCAGCTACGGAACCCAGAAGGCGATCTGTGAACTGCTGCTGTCCGACTACAGCCGCCGCGGCTTCTTCGACGGCATCGCGATTCGCCTGCCGACGATCTGCATTCGGCCCGGTATGCCGAACAAGGCAGCTTCCGGCTTCTTCTCCAATATTCTCCGCGAGCCGCTGGTCGGCAAGCAGGCCATTCTGCCGGTGTCCGACGATGTTCGCCATTGGCACACGTCTCCACGTTCCGCCGTTGGCTTCCTCATCCATGGGGCGACCATCGATCTGGAAAAGGTCGGCCCGCGTCGGGCTCTTTCCATGCCTGGGCTTAGCGCCACGGTTGGGGAACAGATCGAGGCGCTGCGCCGCGTCGCCGGTGACAAGGCCGTCGCGCTGATCCGCCGCGAGCCGGATGAGATGATCATCAAGATGGTCGCCGGCTGGGCGCCCGGCTTTGAGGCAACGCGCGCGAAAGCGCTTGGCTTTACCGCCGAAACCTCCTTTGATGAGATCATCCGCGTGCATATCGAGGATGAACTGGGAGGAAAACTGTGA
- a CDS encoding NAD(P)-dependent oxidoreductase, whose amino-acid sequence MSETDRGKSYPRRIAFLGTGLMGAPMVRRLLAAGHQVTVWNRDRSKTDALASDGAVPSATAAAAAEGCDIVFTMLSDGKAVDQVLFDSGVANVLAEGAVVVDSSSISPPIAKDHAARLKALGIAHVDAPVSGGVVGAEAGTLAIMAGGDAGVIEGLADVFAALGRVTHVGPSGAGQICKLANQQIVAITIGAVAEAMVLVEAGGASREKFREAIRGGFAESRILELHGARMVSRNFTPGGPSKLQLKDLEAVKAMADRFSLDLPLTEQVRREFADFVTGGGGDTDHSGLLLHLEAMNAAKGGEEHNG is encoded by the coding sequence GTGAGCGAAACTGATCGGGGCAAAAGCTATCCGCGCCGGATTGCCTTTCTCGGAACCGGGCTGATGGGCGCGCCGATGGTGCGACGGCTGCTGGCCGCCGGTCATCAGGTCACGGTCTGGAATCGTGATCGCTCCAAGACAGATGCCCTCGCCTCTGACGGCGCTGTTCCTTCCGCAACGGCTGCTGCGGCCGCCGAGGGTTGCGACATCGTTTTCACCATGCTGAGCGACGGAAAAGCCGTCGATCAGGTATTGTTTGACAGTGGCGTCGCCAATGTCCTTGCTGAAGGCGCCGTAGTCGTCGACAGCAGTTCCATCTCGCCGCCGATTGCCAAGGATCACGCAGCGCGCCTGAAGGCGCTCGGCATCGCGCATGTCGATGCGCCCGTCTCGGGCGGCGTAGTCGGCGCAGAGGCGGGAACGCTCGCCATCATGGCCGGCGGTGACGCCGGTGTGATCGAGGGGCTTGCGGACGTGTTTGCCGCGCTCGGCCGGGTAACCCATGTCGGACCCTCCGGCGCGGGTCAGATCTGTAAGCTCGCCAACCAGCAGATCGTCGCGATCACCATCGGCGCGGTTGCCGAGGCGATGGTTCTGGTCGAAGCCGGCGGGGCAAGCCGCGAAAAGTTCCGCGAGGCCATTCGCGGCGGATTTGCCGAAAGCCGAATTCTGGAGCTGCATGGTGCGCGCATGGTCAGCCGCAATTTCACCCCGGGCGGGCCGTCAAAGCTGCAGCTGAAGGACCTTGAAGCGGTAAAGGCCATGGCTGATCGGTTCTCACTGGATTTGCCGTTGACCGAACAGGTGCGCCGCGAATTCGCCGATTTCGTCACGGGTGGCGGCGGCGATACGGATCACAGCGGCCTGTTGCTGCATCTGGAAGCGATGAATGCCGCCAAGGGCGGGGAGGAACACAATGGCTGA